A DNA window from Actinomadura coerulea contains the following coding sequences:
- a CDS encoding LLM class flavin-dependent oxidoreductase has translation MHDLVFGFGAHSDFDDGPELLRMARQADRDGLDLFSLSDHPYIGKRLDAYATIGFVLGGTRHLAGLANVTNLPTRPAPMLARTAAALSALSEGRVVLGMGAGGLWDRISDMGVPRLSPSDAVDAFEEAIVLVKKLAGGGPPVTHRGRHYRVERIEPAPVAAPPVWTGSVGKKSLAATGRVADGWIPGHAADWLSERYRTSRPVIDEAAAAAGRAPGEIRTVFNLPGRITDRPLPATRDRDGRWIGGSAGQWVEELTGAVVEHGASGFTLFSPEGGTQDIASVGRWAAEIAPAVREAVAKERG, from the coding sequence GTGCATGATCTCGTCTTCGGTTTCGGTGCGCACAGCGACTTCGACGACGGTCCGGAGCTGTTGCGCATGGCCCGCCAGGCCGACCGCGACGGCCTCGACCTCTTCTCGCTGTCGGACCACCCCTACATCGGCAAGCGGCTGGACGCCTACGCCACCATCGGGTTCGTCCTCGGGGGCACGCGGCACCTCGCCGGGCTGGCCAACGTCACCAACCTGCCGACCAGGCCCGCGCCGATGCTGGCGCGGACGGCGGCGGCGCTGTCGGCGCTCTCGGAGGGCCGCGTCGTGCTCGGCATGGGCGCGGGCGGGCTGTGGGACCGGATCTCCGACATGGGCGTGCCGCGGCTGTCGCCGTCCGACGCCGTGGACGCCTTCGAGGAGGCGATCGTCCTGGTGAAGAAGCTGGCGGGCGGGGGGCCGCCGGTCACCCACCGGGGACGGCACTACCGGGTGGAGCGGATCGAGCCGGCGCCGGTCGCGGCGCCTCCGGTGTGGACCGGCTCGGTCGGGAAGAAGTCGCTGGCCGCCACGGGACGGGTGGCCGACGGGTGGATCCCCGGGCACGCGGCGGACTGGCTCAGCGAGCGCTACCGGACGTCGCGGCCGGTCATCGACGAGGCGGCGGCCGCCGCCGGCCGCGCCCCCGGGGAGATCCGCACGGTGTTCAACCTCCCCGGGCGCATCACCGACCGGCCGCTGCCGGCCACCCGCGACCGCGACGGCCGCTGGATCGGCGGTTCCGCCGGGCAGTGGGTCGAGGAGCTGACCGGCGCCGTGGTCGAGCACGGGGCGTCCGGCTTCACCCTCTTCTCGCCCGAGGGCGGCACCCAGGACATCGCGTCGGTCGGCCGCTGGGCCGCGGAGATCGCCCCCGCGGTCCGGGAGGCGGTCGCGAAGGAACGCGGTTAG
- a CDS encoding MarR family winged helix-turn-helix transcriptional regulator: MVKSDDGPIGLVAALVRSSFLVNAVYAESGREHGLTPQQGQLLCVLMARPYGMSELGATLRLAKSSLTGLVDRTERNGLVQREPDPQDTRAVRVSLTPQGSKLADAFYTETCRRIEQLPGGLSPAERDALAGLLGRVVLENEVPPVFLGPGEGGASGAHGH; encoded by the coding sequence ATGGTGAAGTCTGACGACGGTCCCATCGGGCTCGTGGCCGCGCTGGTGCGGTCCTCGTTCCTGGTGAACGCCGTGTACGCCGAGTCGGGCCGAGAGCACGGCCTGACCCCGCAGCAGGGCCAGTTGCTGTGCGTGCTGATGGCGCGGCCGTACGGCATGAGCGAGTTGGGGGCGACACTGCGGCTGGCCAAGTCGAGCCTCACCGGCCTGGTGGACCGCACCGAGCGCAATGGCCTGGTCCAGCGCGAACCTGATCCGCAGGACACGCGCGCCGTGCGGGTGTCGCTGACCCCTCAGGGCAGCAAGCTCGCAGACGCGTTCTACACCGAGACCTGCCGGCGGATCGAGCAGCTGCCGGGCGGTCTCAGCCCGGCCGAACGCGACGCGCTCGCCGGCCTTCTCGGCCGCGTCGTGCTGGAGAACGAGGTCCCCCCGGTCTTCCTGGGACCGGGCGAAGGAGGAGCCTCCGGCGCCCACGGCCACTGA
- the sepF gene encoding cell division protein SepF, whose protein sequence is MVKSLRPQNYNEVLYVGHFFRKGVPVLMDLTDLTDGDAKRLVDFATGLVFGRGGALDRVDRKLFLLQP, encoded by the coding sequence GTGGTCAAGTCGCTGCGCCCCCAGAACTACAACGAGGTCCTGTACGTAGGGCACTTCTTCCGCAAGGGCGTGCCCGTGCTCATGGACCTGACGGACCTTACGGACGGCGACGCCAAACGCCTCGTCGACTTCGCCACCGGTCTGGTCTTCGGCCGCGGCGGCGCGCTCGACCGCGTCGACCGGAAGCTCTTCCTCCTCCAGCCCTGA
- a CDS encoding DUF1801 domain-containing protein, which produces MGRHANVQEYTADVPEGLRDVLEKALAVVGEAMPEVEPALWHGQPTWSLGKQPVCFLKAYPKYVTFGIWKGRLVEDGSGRLEAMSRQMAGVRLRTPDDVDAALFAGWVKQARSLEVKKA; this is translated from the coding sequence ATGGGTAGGCACGCGAATGTTCAGGAGTACACGGCGGACGTGCCGGAGGGGCTGCGGGACGTCCTGGAGAAGGCGCTCGCGGTGGTCGGCGAGGCGATGCCCGAGGTGGAGCCCGCGCTGTGGCACGGCCAGCCGACCTGGAGCCTCGGGAAGCAGCCCGTGTGCTTCCTCAAGGCGTACCCGAAGTACGTGACGTTCGGTATCTGGAAGGGCCGGCTCGTCGAGGACGGCTCGGGCCGCCTGGAGGCCATGTCCAGGCAGATGGCGGGCGTGAGGCTGCGCACGCCGGACGACGTCGACGCCGCCCTGTTCGCCGGCTGGGTGAAGCAGGCGCGCTCCCTGGAGGTCAAGAAGGCTTGA
- a CDS encoding ATP-binding protein: MTLPRNAESAPLVRHTLDASLRGLGVGSEVRADIALALGEACANVIQHAAAGREYEVRARMDGARCVVDVIDGGAGDGADGSAAWERVDAPPLAEHGRGLRLMRAFTEGVQIASRAHRNGSIVHFEKSLAT, encoded by the coding sequence ATGACCCTGCCGAGGAACGCGGAGAGCGCTCCGCTGGTGCGGCACACGCTCGACGCCTCCCTCCGCGGGCTCGGAGTCGGTTCCGAGGTCCGTGCCGATATCGCGCTCGCGCTCGGCGAGGCGTGCGCGAACGTCATTCAGCATGCCGCGGCCGGAAGAGAGTACGAGGTCCGGGCGCGGATGGACGGGGCGCGGTGCGTCGTGGACGTCATCGACGGGGGTGCGGGGGACGGGGCGGACGGGTCCGCGGCATGGGAGCGCGTGGACGCGCCGCCGCTGGCCGAGCATGGGCGCGGGCTCCGGTTGATGCGGGCGTTCACGGAGGGGGTTCAGATCGCCTCGCGCGCTCACCGGAACGGGTCGATCGTGCACTTCGAGAAGTCGTTGGCGACCTGA
- a CDS encoding choice-of-anchor P family protein, giving the protein MRHTHAAKRFATAGLLAAGLAAAAAPAPAFAAAPGSEGSAYGLTVTGPLAVPPVPAVSSSTGTVRKSVLREDRTKLVKASALDVDASASRARSAVTHLSVPSAKLLADAVTAKCTAGQGGARLAGASIAGKRLDSTPPPNTTVPVDVDGLGRTALVLNKQQRMADGRLAVTGMELSLPGKKGAIRVASATCGKAAGPAHGPAEAPAPKPVRHDLPVTG; this is encoded by the coding sequence ATGCGTCACACCCATGCCGCAAAACGGTTCGCCACGGCCGGGCTGCTGGCCGCCGGCCTCGCCGCGGCCGCCGCCCCCGCCCCGGCGTTCGCCGCCGCCCCCGGGAGCGAAGGCTCGGCGTACGGGCTGACCGTGACCGGGCCGCTCGCCGTCCCGCCGGTGCCCGCCGTCTCCTCCAGCACCGGCACCGTCCGCAAGAGCGTGCTCCGCGAGGACCGCACCAAGCTGGTCAAGGCGTCCGCGCTGGACGTCGACGCCTCCGCCTCCCGCGCCCGCTCGGCGGTCACGCACCTGTCCGTCCCGTCCGCGAAGCTGCTGGCCGACGCGGTCACCGCCAAGTGCACCGCCGGCCAGGGCGGCGCCCGCCTCGCCGGCGCCTCGATCGCCGGGAAGCGCCTGGACTCCACCCCGCCGCCCAACACCACCGTGCCCGTCGACGTGGACGGCCTCGGCCGGACGGCCCTGGTCCTCAACAAGCAGCAGCGCATGGCCGACGGCCGCCTCGCCGTCACCGGCATGGAGCTCTCCCTGCCCGGCAAGAAGGGCGCCATCCGGGTCGCGTCCGCCACCTGCGGCAAGGCCGCCGGCCCCGCGCACGGCCCCGCCGAGGCCCCCGCGCCGAAGCCGGTCAGGCACGACCTGCCAGTCACCGGCTGA
- a CDS encoding L,D-transpeptidase: protein MATIRAPRPSLRAVTAGGITAALLLSAGGCGGSSSGHSTASAGTTGRNAAPATAPEATTYTTLSGAPADTTPDGATDGLVVHPTSPAPVFDRPAGHRFATLPTTELGGPTWVPVVETSGDWRRVLLPSRPNGATGWIPGTALKTAHTPYTVHVDLTRRRLVLEKSAHPVGRWPVAVGDSKTPTPTGRTFVMATLAPAKKTPSPIVLPLGTHSATLDTFGGGPGTVALHGWPDASVFGKAVTHGCVRVPADALKALSRVPLGSLVFVSA, encoded by the coding sequence ATGGCGACCATCCGTGCCCCTCGGCCTTCCCTGCGCGCCGTCACCGCAGGCGGGATCACCGCTGCCCTGCTCCTTTCCGCCGGCGGCTGCGGCGGCTCCTCCTCCGGGCACAGCACGGCGTCGGCCGGGACCACGGGCCGGAACGCCGCCCCCGCCACGGCCCCCGAGGCCACGACCTACACGACGCTCTCCGGCGCCCCGGCGGACACCACGCCCGACGGCGCCACCGACGGCCTCGTCGTGCACCCGACCAGCCCGGCACCGGTGTTCGACCGTCCGGCCGGCCATCGCTTCGCCACCCTGCCCACCACCGAGCTCGGGGGCCCCACATGGGTGCCCGTGGTGGAGACCTCCGGCGACTGGCGCAGAGTGCTTCTCCCCAGCCGTCCCAACGGGGCGACCGGGTGGATTCCCGGCACCGCGCTGAAAACCGCGCACACGCCCTACACCGTCCACGTCGACCTCACCCGCAGGCGTCTCGTCCTGGAGAAGTCCGCGCACCCGGTGGGCCGCTGGCCCGTCGCGGTCGGCGACAGCAAGACCCCGACACCGACCGGCCGGACGTTCGTCATGGCGACGCTCGCCCCGGCCAAGAAGACGCCGAGCCCCATCGTCCTGCCGCTCGGTACCCACTCGGCGACCCTCGACACCTTCGGCGGCGGTCCCGGCACCGTCGCACTCCACGGCTGGCCCGACGCCTCGGTGTTCGGCAAGGCCGTCACGCACGGCTGCGTGCGCGTACCCGCCGACGCGCTGAAGGCGCTGTCCCGGGTGCCGCTCGGTTCCCTGGTGTTCGTCTCGGCCTGA